Sequence from the Fibrobacter sp. UWR2 genome:
GAGGGCAATGACGCGCGCCAAGGTGGCCCTCTGGATCAACGAGGGCATCGCTCAGGTGGTAGACGGGTCACGCACACAGAACCCACGGCCGGCCGGCGCGCCCCCTTCGCTGAATTCCCTGATCGAACCGTTCGTGAAGGAACCTTCCGCCGATGTAGCCGAACGGCTTTACTGGTATTCGCAGAAGATGGTAGAACGTATGCTGGCGAGGAACCCGGATTTTGTGCATTTCAGGGAATTTATACAGAGCCTGCGCACGATGGAAACCGACGAGGCGCTCCTGAAGTTTTATGGGGTCAAGACGGCCCAACTGCTCGACGAGGTGAAGTGATGGCGAAGAAGAAGATTGTGATACTGACGACCGGCGGGACGATTGCCGGCATTGGCGAAGCGGGGAAGGACACGGGATACGTTTCGGGCCAGGTCTCGGGCGAAAGCCTCGTGGCTTCCGTTCCCGAATTAGCGGAATACGCGGACGTGCGCGTCGAGGAAATCTGCAACATCAATTCCGACGACATGACGGACCGCATCTGGATAGAGCTTGCGAACCGCGTGAGGGAACTACAGGAAGACGAATCGGTGGACGGTATCGTAATTACGCACGGCACCGACACGATGGACGAGACCGCGTATTTCCTGAACCTCACGGTCAAGTGCGAAAAGCCTGTCATCATTACAGGGTCAATGAGGCCCTCTACTGCAAAAAATCCGGACGGGCCCGCAAACCTGCTGGGCGCCGTGCGGGTGGCAGCGGGCTTTGCCGTCGATGATGACCCTCCCGAGAACCTTGTGTGGGTCTACTTTGCGGGTAGCCTTTTCGATGCGAGGAACGTGCAGAAGTGCAGCGCCAGCGCGCTCGATGCCATGGGGGTAAATGCGCCGGGCGAGGGCGCAAGCCTAAACGCCCCGAGGGAAAAGAACTTCTTCGACGTCTCTAAACTGGATAGCCTACCGCGGGTGAATGTGGTGTATTTCTCGGTGGACGCAAGCCCGAAGGTACTGGAATATGCCGCATGTATCTCCGACGGGCTCGTGATTGCGGGTGCGGGCTCGGGCGAGTTCAGCAAGGCATGGGCGGAGGCGCTTGCCGCCATCGATATCCCGGTGGTCATTGCCAGCCGGACAAATCACGGGGTCGTGACGCTCAACGAGACGCTTGCTCCCGGGCGGATATGCGCAGGCTCGCTTGCCCCGCAGAAGGCCGCCGTGCTCTTGCGGCTTTGCCTGACGGTATCGGAGAACCCGAGAGTCATACGGAACTATTTTGCAAATGCGCAGCAGGGTTGAACTGGGCCTCTTTGCCATTTGCATGTGTATAAATGTATATTGCCATCATGCAGTTTACACGAAATCGATTCAATGTTTCAGGTACAGGCCGTGCAAGTAGCGCACTTTTTGCCTGCATGCTTGCCTGCATACTCGGAAGCCTGCTTGCAGGTTGCGCAGGCCTGCGTGACGATGCCCGCGGAGGCGGTTCCGGCGGC
This genomic interval carries:
- a CDS encoding asparaginase: MAKKKIVILTTGGTIAGIGEAGKDTGYVSGQVSGESLVASVPELAEYADVRVEEICNINSDDMTDRIWIELANRVRELQEDESVDGIVITHGTDTMDETAYFLNLTVKCEKPVIITGSMRPSTAKNPDGPANLLGAVRVAAGFAVDDDPPENLVWVYFAGSLFDARNVQKCSASALDAMGVNAPGEGASLNAPREKNFFDVSKLDSLPRVNVVYFSVDASPKVLEYAACISDGLVIAGAGSGEFSKAWAEALAAIDIPVVIASRTNHGVVTLNETLAPGRICAGSLAPQKAAVLLRLCLTVSENPRVIRNYFANAQQG